The region GACGTGATGACCAACGTACTTTTGGGCCGCCTGAGCCACACTTCTACCCTGAAATCCTTCTTCAAACTGTTTGACGACGCCGACCGCGGACGCGCCATCGAGTTGCTGCAATGGCTCAATATGCTGCCGCACGCCCTGCAGCGCGCCGAAAACCTGTCGGGTGGCCAAATGCAGCGGGTGGCGATCTGCCGCGCGCTGATGCAAAACCCTAAAATTCTGCTGGCCGACGAGCCGGTGGCGTCCCTCGATCCGAAAAACACCCGCCGCATTATGGATGCGCTGCAAAAAGTCAGCGAAAACGACATCGCGGTGATGGTGAACCTGCACTCGGTTGAACTGGTGAAAGAATATTGCACCCGGGTAATCGGCATCGCCCAGGGCAAAATCCTGTTTGACGGGCACCCGTCGCAACTGAACGAACGGATACTGCACCAGCTGTATGGCGAAGAAGCCAATCAAATCCATTGATTCACTTTTACCTTTACACACACAAGGCACCCGTAATGAAAAAAGTATTGAGTCTGACCACCCTGATGGCCGGCGCGATGATGGTATTTAATGCTGCCGCAGCGGACGCGCCTAAAGAACTGAACCTGGGCATTCTCGGCGGCCAAAACGCCACCCAGCAGATCGGCGATAACCAGTGCGTGAAGCAGTTCCTGGACAAAGAGCTGAACGTGGACACCAAGATGCGCAACTCCTCCGACTATTCCGGGGTGATCCAGGGCCTGCTGGGCGGCAAGATCGATCTGGTGCTGAGCATGTCG is a window of Serratia plymuthica DNA encoding:
- the phnC gene encoding phosphonate ABC transporter ATP-binding protein, encoding MAQALLKLAPTDFPGQHPISSRKVLSVKGLGKAYKSQQRVLDDINFDLHAGEFVAVIGRSGAGKSTLLHTLNGTIPSSCGEMLHFEDDGVAQDIAQLSARQMRQWRSRCGMIFQDFCLVPRLDVMTNVLLGRLSHTSTLKSFFKLFDDADRGRAIELLQWLNMLPHALQRAENLSGGQMQRVAICRALMQNPKILLADEPVASLDPKNTRRIMDALQKVSENDIAVMVNLHSVELVKEYCTRVIGIAQGKILFDGHPSQLNERILHQLYGEEANQIH